The genomic segment GGCCCCGCCGGAGCAGCACCCGACCTACCGGCCCGGCTTCGCCTCACCTGACCTGCCTGCTGCCCACCGGCGTTTCCCCGGAAAGGCCGACACGCCGCCGATCGACCTCGACGACCGCGAGCAGAACGGCATCAGGCGGGCCGCGGCCACGCGTTCTTCGCGGCCTGGCGAATGGCGGTGATCAGCGGACGGTGCTCCGCGGTGACGTGCCAGGCGAGCGCCGAACTGCACGGCGACAGGTCGGTGACGTCGAGGAACTCGACTCCGGGGCGGGGGAACAGGTGCCTCGCCGCGTACGGCTGCAAGGAGATGGCACCGCTGTGGGCGACCTCGGCGTAGAGGCTCTCCAGGTCGCTGACGACGGGACCGTAGCGGACCGCGACGCCGCTGGGCCGGGGGTCGGCAGCCCAGAAGTCGCGCCAGATCCGGGGGCAACCGGCGGGAAAAGAGACGATCGTCCGGCTGTCCAGCTCGGCGAGCGTGACCTGACCGCGATCGGCCAGCGGATCGTCAGCGGAGACGCAGACCACCCGCGGTTCGGTGTTCAGGTGGTGGGTGCGGACGTCGTCGGGCGCCGGCGGCCGGCAGAACACCACATCGACCTCGCCGGTGCTCAGGCTCTGGAACTGCTCCACCAGGTTCAACAGCCGGATTTCGACTTCCAGGGCGGGGTGGAGGCGCCGCAGTTCACCCAGCACCGCGGTGGTGTGGTCCATCGCCGCCTCGGCTCCGACCGTGCCGACCACCACCCGCCCGCCGAGGCCGTGAGTGTGGTCGTCGGCGACCTGCTGCAGCTGCCGCATCGCCTGCACGACGGTGCGCGCGTGCGGCAGGAGGGCCTGGCCCGCCGGCGTGAGTGCCGTCGACCGGCTGGTGCGGGCGATCAACTCGACCCCCAGCCGCCGCTCCAGCGCGCCGAGCTGCCGGCTCAGGGCCGGTTGGCTCATGAACAACCGCGCGGCCGTCCGGCCGAAGTGCAGCTCCTCGGCGAGGGTGAGGAACATCCGCAACTGGTGCACAGTGGGAGCCGACGACCGCTCCACCTCCCCGCCTGTCATGCACGGCACCCTAACCGCCGGTATGCGCCGCGGTGGCGGAAGCCGGGGATCGGCGCACCGGCGGAGGCGATCGGAGCGGCGCCGGGTCCGGCGCCACTGCGCGTGGGCAAGGTGCTGGTGAGCAACCACTCACCAGTGGTGACTGTGCACGGCAAGGCCCCGGCAATGCCAAGCCATCCGGATCGATAACGTCTTGTATATCGTTCGTTCGGCGATTGTCATGGCCGGATCGTTGCGTGTCGAGTCGGGCGTGGGCATCATCGTTTTCCCGGTGGTGGCCGACGCCGTCACTCGGAAAGGGAGATCGACATCGCGGTGAAAGTGCTGGCCGGGCGGTTCGTGCTGGACCTCTGGGAGGAAGACGTCTACGACGAGCAGGAAGGCATTCGGCTGCTTCGCATCAGGAACAAGAGAACCTTCGAGGGTGATCTGCAGGGCACGGTCAAGGCCAATCGTTTGCAGACCCGCACGCCGGGCGGATTGGTCGCGTACGTGGGCATGGAACGCGTGCGGGCGGAAATCGAAGAAGGCGGTTGTGCCTTCGCGCTCCGCCATTCGGCGGTCGGCGACGCCTCTATCGGATCCGCGAGCATCGACGTCGTTCCCGGCTCGGGAACGCGAGAATTGCGGGGTTCGCGGCCTGCCGAAGTCGAGTCTCCAGGTCCTGCTGAGTGATGGTCACGAGGGGTGATCCCTCTCGCTCGGCGTCGGACTCGTACTGCCGTATCCGGAAGACACCTCCGCCGACGCCGTTAAGCTGATCAGGCCACCTCATCCTCGATCAACCCGTACGGCGCTGGTCAGCTCGTCGCGAGAAGCGGACGACGATATCGTCGTCGGCAGAGGAGGCGGGGCGTTATCCACGATAAGGATCTGGGCGCCTTCTTCGGGGCTGGCCAGCCAGTCGTGCAGGTGATTGTAGAAGTCACCGCGACTCCTGGGGCGCTGGTCAGAGCGTGCTCATCCCTCGCGCTGTGCCGGAGAAGGAGTCACGGAGGTCGAGGTCACCGAGTGCGGCCGAGAACGCTTCGCCGGTGGCGAAGCGGTACAGCGCGGTCTGGTAGATCCCGTTGAGGGTGGCTACCACGACAGCCACGAGCAGCACCCAGACCAGCGACAGCAGAAGACAGACGTACAGAGTCGCGCGGCCGCCGATCAGTGAGCCGAGGCCGATCACGGCGGCGACACCGGTGGCCGAGGCGACCATTCCCAGCAGGCTCAGGCCCGCGTACCCGGCGATGTTCTCGCCCCACGTCCGGCGCAGCAGTTCGGCCGAGCGCTTCGGCGCGTCCCGCAGCCTCATGCCTTCGAGCGTGAGCACGGGCAGCACGAGGTAGGCGATCAGGTTCCAGCCGATGTCGGCGAGGGCGCCCAGGAAGCGCAGGGCGAAGTCCATCCGGTCTTCGATCGCGCGCAGCACAGCGGACACCGTGAGCGTCAGCACCGACCAGGCCAGCAGCCCGGGCCAGCGGCGTCCCGCCGCCACCAGTCCCGAGCCGATCCGGGCGCGCTCGCCTCGCAGCGCGACGTCGGCCTGGGAGATCAGCGCGGCCTTGAAGAAGGTGGTGACCATCGTGATCGCCAGGAGGCACCCGGCGGCGAGCAGCACCCAGCCCAGCATGCCGGGCCGCTGGGCGGCGAACAACGCCGGCGTCAGGAACGCCGCGGCGACGAGCAGGACCGTCAAGCCCGACAGGACCGGGAACCCGGCGATGCGCGGCTGCGTGCGCAGCACCCGCCAAGAGGCCTTGAACATCAACGAGATCGTGGACCAGTAGCCCATTCGGAAGCCCCCATGAACGACCGATGCGCGCGTGAACGCGGCGACGCATCATCGCACAGGGGGTCCAGGCTTCAGTCCTGCTTGAAACGCCGAGCTCGATCACGGAGCCACCAGCGCAGCCTCTTCGGCTGGGAACCCGACGAGGCCACCACGCCGACGTCCGAGACAAGGACCTCGACATGATGCTCAACCCGGCCCGGGGCGTTTCGCGATCGGTGCTCGGCTGTCAGATGCCGCACGGCATAAGGCCAGCCTGGTCGCGGTCTTGGCTTGGCGCTGACGACCCCGGCGCGGTGGCTACTCTGAGGTCAGTTGGCGTGGCGTCCGGGGCCAGGGGAGCGGCGCGTCGAGCCCAGGAAGTACCAGCACCGGCTCTCAGCCGACGCGCCGCAACCGGATCGCCGCCGAAAGGCCGCTCACGCCCAGGGTGAGGGCAAGTGCGCGGCGGCCGTTCCCGTTCCCGGCGTTCACCACAGCCGGCACTTCTCGGAAAATTGTTTTCCTGTTGCTCGCCGCCTTTCCTGTGGCTCGGGACCATGGTTGCCGGTCCGACCTTTCCCGCTACAAATCTTCGTCAAATTTCCGATCGTTCCCCTGGTGGCGGAAACTTCAGACAATGCGCAACTCCATCAGCGCGGCCTCCACCCCGGTGTCGCTTTCCCCGACCGGCTTCCAGAGCCCGGCGGCGACGTCGTAGGTCTTGGACTGGCCGTTGGCCGCGGTGAGCTTCGCGCTGAGGTTCTTGTCGCCGCCGTAGATCAGGTAGACGCTCGGGACCTGCATGCTGAGGTAGCCGACCTTGCCGGCCGCGCGGAAGCAGACGTCGCCCGCCACCCGGCTTCTGAGCTGGATGAGCGTGTTCTCCCCGCAGTCGGCCAGCGTGATGTGCCCGTCACCACGGCCGACGACGATGCCCCGCTCGGCCAGGATCTCTTCGGCTCCGGGGTGGAGGAAGTCCTCGACCAGGTGCGAGGGCGCGTCGGCGGCAGGGGCGGCCGCCATCTCCAGGGGCGCTGGGGTTCCGGTCCCGTCCGCGGCACCGGCGAGACCGGTGGCACCGGCGAGACCGGTGGCCCCTGCCACCGCGGCCCCTGCCAGCAGGGCGGTCAGCGCGACTTTGGCGCCCGAGGGCAGCTTCGATGAGGGCATGGTCGTTTCCTTCGGCATAAGCGGGGAAGAGATTCGAACAACGGCCAGAATGCCATCACCGCAGCCGAACTGGCGATAAGCCATTCGGCCGATTGCCGGTACTTGGTCTGCTGATACTTTCGAATTGCTCGGCGGCTGACCCCGCCCCGCACGGGGGCGGGACCGCCGAGCTGATTTCTTTTCAATTCTCTGACATTTCTTGCACATCGTGCCGTCCAGGAGAGGATCGAGATGGCGAGACCGAGACGATTACCGAGACGGGTGCTGGCGCTGCCGCTGGCGGCGATGACCGCCCTGTCCCTCCTGGTGGCCCCCGCGCAGGCCACCTCAGCCCAGCCACCGTCGGCGCAGAGCGCGCTGACCGATCGCGCGGTGGCGTTTTCGATCCTGAAGGCCGGTGGTCCCGGCGTGGCGAGGGCGGCGGAGACCGCGCTCGCGGGCACCGACGAGGACGTGCGCGTGTTCCTGGCCACCGGGTTCGGCGTGGCCGAGGAACACGACCTGCGGGCGCGCGTCGGGCAGATGCTCGCCGAAGGCGGGCCCGGCGTGCGCCGGGCCGCGCAGACCGCGCTCGGCGGTTCGGCGGAGACCCTGCGGACCTTCATCGCCTCCGGGTGGCAACGCCCGTGGGAGGACGACATGCGCGTGCAGATCGCGCAGCTGGTCAACACCGGTGGTCCCGGGGTGAAGGCGGCGGCGCAGCGCGCGCTCAGCGGCACGGTCCAGCAGCTGATGACCTTTCTCGGCACCGGCCGCCAGACCGCCAAGGACGACGACGACCGGGTGCGGGTCGGGCAGATCATGAACACCGGCGGCCCGGCGGTGAACCGGGCGGCGCAGGCCGCGCTCAACGGCTCGATCGAGGACGTGCGGGCGTTCCTGCTCGACGGCTACCTCGTCGCGGCGGCACGCGATCACGAAACGCTCTCCGTGGCGCAACTGGCGGATCTGGCCAAGGAAGCCGGAACCCAGGCCGCACAGCAGACCGAGGTGGCCAGGGAAGCCTCCGGCAAGGCCATCGAGGCGGCGAGGCTGGCCAAGGAGGCCGGCGAGACCGCGGCGCGCGAAGCGCAGGCGGCACAGGATTCCGCGATCAAGGCGGGCAACGCCGCCGGGCGGGCGGCCGATGCCGCCGGGCGCGCCGCTCAGGCCGCGCAGGTGGCCGGGGAAGCTTCCCGGGCCGCGAACGACGCGGCCAGGGTGGCGGCCAACGCGGCGGGACAGGCGTCGCAAGCGGCGTCGCTGGCCAGCCAGACCGCGGCCAAGGCGCGGAAGGCGGCACAGGCCGCGGCCGGTGACCGGCAGCACGCCGAGGCCGCGCGGCAGGCGTCGGTGGAAGCGCACCGGGTCGCGCAGGACGCGCGGGTGGCGGCGCAGGCGGCGGATGCGGCGGTGACCGCGGCGAACGCGGCGGCCACCGCGGCACAGGCGGCCGGATCGGCGGCGGCCAACGCCACCGCGGCGGCGGATGCGGCGCTGCAGGCCGGGAACTACGCCCAGCAGGCCGGAGCCAGCGCCGAGGAGGCCAGGCGCGCCGGGGAACGGGCCAAGCAGGCGGCCGCGGAGGCGACCCGGGCGGCGAACGTGGCCAAGGCCATCGCGCAGGAGGCGGCGGCCGCGGCGGCGGAGTCGCGCGACGCGGCGAACCAGGCGGCCCAGCACGCCGCCGCCGCCGGTGACGCGGCATACCAGGCCTACCTGCACGCCGGCGAGTCCGCCGGGCAGGCGGACAAGGCGCAGGCCGCGGCGGACGCGGCCGACCTCGCCGCCGACCAGGCCGAAGGTGCGGTCACCACGGCGAACAAGGTCAGCGCCGTGGCCCGCAAGGCCGACTCCGAGCGGCTGCTCGTCCAGCAGAACAAGCAGGTGCGCGAGGCGCGGACGGCGAAGCAGGCGGAAGCCGATCGCGCCGCGGCCGCGGCCTGGGAGGCGGGGCAGCAGGCCAGACTGGACGCCGAGGCCCAGCGCCTGCTGGACCAGGCGAGGGATCCGGCGGCCGCCCCGGCGCTGGTGGTCTCGAACGGCCGGAAGGTGGCCGCGCGGCTGGCCAAGACCGGTGGTCCCTGGGTGCAGGACGCCGCGGAGTTCGCCCTGACCGGCACCGAAACCGATGTCACCGAGTTCGTGCGCTCCGCGCTGGCCACGGCCACCGAGCGGGACGACCGGGCCAGCGTGGGCACCATCGCCGACTCCGCGGCCAAACCGGCGCAGCGCACCGCCGCGCTGGGTGTGCTGACCGCGAGCCACGACCAGGTCAAGCAGTTCCTGCGCACCCGGTACTACCCCGGCAAGGACGACGACGACCGCATCGAGCTGGCCCGGATCATGAACGAAGGCGGGCCGGGGGTGCGCGCGGGTGCCCAGCGGGCGTTGAGCGGCACGATCGAGCAGGTGCGCGAGTTCCTCGCGGTCGGGCAGCACACCGCCCGGCGTGCCGACGACGCCGTGCTGGTCGGGCAGGCGCTCAACACCGGCGGCCCCGAGGTGAAGGCCTCGGCGCAGGCGGCGTTGTCCGGTCCGGACACCTACGTGCGCACCTTCGTCACCGTCGGACTGCACCAGGCCCAGCAGCGGGACGCGGACACCGCGGCCCACGTGGCCGAGATCGGTGGTTACCTGGCCGCCGCGTCGAGGTCGGCGGCCGGGGCCCGGCAGAACGCGTTCCT from the Amycolatopsis magusensis genome contains:
- a CDS encoding LysR family transcriptional regulator, with protein sequence MTGGEVERSSAPTVHQLRMFLTLAEELHFGRTAARLFMSQPALSRQLGALERRLGVELIARTSRSTALTPAGQALLPHARTVVQAMRQLQQVADDHTHGLGGRVVVGTVGAEAAMDHTTAVLGELRRLHPALEVEIRLLNLVEQFQSLSTGEVDVVFCRPPAPDDVRTHHLNTEPRVVCVSADDPLADRGQVTLAELDSRTIVSFPAGCPRIWRDFWAADPRPSGVAVRYGPVVSDLESLYAEVAHSGAISLQPYAARHLFPRPGVEFLDVTDLSPCSSALAWHVTAEHRPLITAIRQAAKNAWPRPA
- a CDS encoding DUF3224 domain-containing protein, producing the protein MKVLAGRFVLDLWEEDVYDEQEGIRLLRIRNKRTFEGDLQGTVKANRLQTRTPGGLVAYVGMERVRAEIEEGGCAFALRHSAVGDASIGSASIDVVPGSGTRELRGSRPAEVESPGPAE
- a CDS encoding DUF6159 family protein produces the protein MFKASWRVLRTQPRIAGFPVLSGLTVLLVAAAFLTPALFAAQRPGMLGWVLLAAGCLLAITMVTTFFKAALISQADVALRGERARIGSGLVAAGRRWPGLLAWSVLTLTVSAVLRAIEDRMDFALRFLGALADIGWNLIAYLVLPVLTLEGMRLRDAPKRSAELLRRTWGENIAGYAGLSLLGMVASATGVAAVIGLGSLIGGRATLYVCLLLSLVWVLLVAVVVATLNGIYQTALYRFATGEAFSAALGDLDLRDSFSGTARGMSTL
- a CDS encoding ALF repeat-containing protein: MARPRRLPRRVLALPLAAMTALSLLVAPAQATSAQPPSAQSALTDRAVAFSILKAGGPGVARAAETALAGTDEDVRVFLATGFGVAEEHDLRARVGQMLAEGGPGVRRAAQTALGGSAETLRTFIASGWQRPWEDDMRVQIAQLVNTGGPGVKAAAQRALSGTVQQLMTFLGTGRQTAKDDDDRVRVGQIMNTGGPAVNRAAQAALNGSIEDVRAFLLDGYLVAAARDHETLSVAQLADLAKEAGTQAAQQTEVAREASGKAIEAARLAKEAGETAAREAQAAQDSAIKAGNAAGRAADAAGRAAQAAQVAGEASRAANDAARVAANAAGQASQAASLASQTAAKARKAAQAAAGDRQHAEAARQASVEAHRVAQDARVAAQAADAAVTAANAAATAAQAAGSAAANATAAADAALQAGNYAQQAGASAEEARRAGERAKQAAAEATRAANVAKAIAQEAAAAAAESRDAANQAAQHAAAAGDAAYQAYLHAGESAGQADKAQAAADAADLAADQAEGAVTTANKVSAVARKADSERLLVQQNKQVREARTAKQAEADRAAAAAWEAGQQARLDAEAQRLLDQARDPAAAPALVVSNGRKVAARLAKTGGPWVQDAAEFALTGTETDVTEFVRSALATATERDDRASVGTIADSAAKPAQRTAALGVLTASHDQVKQFLRTRYYPGKDDDDRIELARIMNEGGPGVRAGAQRALSGTIEQVREFLAVGQHTARRADDAVLVGQALNTGGPEVKASAQAALSGPDTYVRTFVTVGLHQAQQRDADTAAHVAEIGGYLAAASRSAAGARQNAFLALSYAATARQAADQAAQYANDAEASRIRAGEYAAQAAASADQAERSAADAARSAQLAREAEAAAHRSAGQAQQSVISAQDSANKATGSANAAKEAADRARADALAAGRSAAEAARLAREAADRAAELKRQEEEARRRAEDDARKPEPSPGQPPRPNDPNYDAAMRNFFGGVPADDRRQVYDTSAKMPGRGIIMMRFFIHSDDAAFGLLDGDNRGFSMDPGASARIIAAWDTDTGKVSYTVTKSTKEGGYIWSPGGAVRVPDRVYPAHPISPGGDNDLRVRIQQNGYLAADYTGLNGLLPLFQVNGRVEVKIDEQVGTRSHIGGDDYPDFEVVQYWKNEAPRNLGTDSMAPLQGLASAPLVGHRSHTWINGQPA